The genomic segment CCTTGCGATCAAGCAACAGGGGTTCGTCGTTCTCGAAAAGACCGATCAGGATACGGGCGGTCGGTATTACCGCCTGGCCGGGCTTCGCAGGCGCAAGGCTGACAACATGCCGCTTTGCTGGTCGGAGATCCTGATCGCCGAGGCCTATGCGGATATCCGTAACCAGGGCACGGGCGACGATTCTCCGATCTACGAGAAGATCCTCGAAAAGTACGAGCTGAAGCTGGGATATGTCGAGCAGAGCGTGTCGGCCATCCCTCTCAACCCCGCGATGCGCGACCTGCTGGAAGCCGGCGAGGAGGTTGCAGCGCTCATGGTCGAGCGAAAGTACTTCGAGGCGGGCGGCACCGTGTTCGAGCGGTCGCGCAACATCTACCCCGGCATGCGCTACGTCATGACCAACGTCTTCCGCGAACGCTAGGTCGCGCCGATGATCGTGTCGGCGGCTTTCTCGGCGATCACGTAGGTCGCGGCCATCGTGTTGGCCGATGGCATCGAGGGCATGATCGACGCATCGACCACGCGCAGGCCGTCGATGCCATGCACCTTCAAGTCGGGGCCGACCACGGCCATCGGATCGGTCTCGGGCCCCATGCGGCAGGTGCTGATGAAATGGAACACGGTCGAGCCGAGGGTGCGGGCATAATCGAGGATCTCGTCATCGGTCGTGACCTCTGCACCGGGGCTTTCGAGCGCGACGAGATATGGCGCCATGGCCTTGGAGTCCATCAGCTTACGGGTCCAGCGGACCGCCGAGACGATGACACGGCGGTCGGTCTCGGCAGACAGGTAATTGGGCTGGATCTCTGGTGTTTCGCGCGGGTCCAGGCTGCGGGCCCGCACGTGCCCCTTGCTTTCCGGGCGTTGTTGCCATGCGCCACAGGTCATGCCGTCATAGCTGTCGAGCAGGCCGACGATGCCTCCGGCAAAGCTGGCGGGGGCGAAGGTGAACTGGATGTCCGGCTGATCGAGCGCGGGATCGGATTTCCAGAAGGCATAGGCGAGCGATGGGCTCAGCGACAGGACGCTTGGCCGGCGCAGGGCGTATTTGACCGCTTCCATCATGAGGGGAAGGCCGCGCGTCATCCGGTTGATCGTGCGCACGCCCTTGACCCGCGCGGTCGCGCGGATGGCCCAATGATCCTGAAGGTTGGCGCCCACGCCGGGCAAGTCATGCACGACAGGCGCGCCAAGATCGTTCAGCAGGTCGGACGGTCCGACACCCGAGATTTGCAGAAGCCGTGGCGAGTTGAGTGCGCCGCCACACAGGATGACCTCTCGTTCCGCCCTTATCGTGTGTTCGGTTCCGTCTGCGCGCATCAGCACGACGCCGGTCGCACGTCGGCCGTCAAACTGGATGCGTTTCACCACAGCTTCGGAGATAAGGCGCAGGTTGCCGCGGCGGCGGGCGGGGCCGAGGAAACTGCGCGCGGCGCTGCGGCGACGCCCCCCCTCGATGACCCGCTGATAGAACCCAGCCCCGGCCTGATCGGGGCCGTTGTAATCGGTGTTGCGCGGGATGCCGTTCTCGACGGCGGCCTCGACGAAAGCGTCGCACAGAGTATGCGGCCAGTCGAGATCGGAAACCGGCAGCCCCCCCGATCGCCCGCGATAGGCGTCGTCCCCGCCCGTGCCGAGGCGCCGCTCGGTTCGGCGGAACAGTGGCAGCAGGTCGTCGTAACTCCAGCCCGGGTTGCCGCGCTGCGCCCAGCTATCGTAATCGGTCCGCTGGCCGCGGTTGTAGCACATCCCGTTGATCGAGCTCGAGCCTCCGAGGGTTCGGCCCTGGGTCGCCGGAATGGGGCGGTTCGCCGTGCCCTCACTCGGTTCTGAGGTGAATTGCCAGGTGTATCTGGGGTTCACGAGGGTCTTGATGTAGCCCGCCGGCATGTGAATGAACGGGTGGCTGTCCCGCGGGCCGGCCTCGATCACGCAGACATTGCGGGTGCCGTCTTCGGTCAGCCGGTCGGCCAGCAGGCATCCGGCGGTGCCTGCTCCGATGACGATGTAATCATGTGTCTCGCTCGCGGTCATGTCGTTCCTCTTGCGCGTATCAAGCCATGGCGGTGGCAAGCGATGGATAGCTTTCGGCCAAGCCTGGAATGCCCGCCTTTTGCACCGCGCCGCCCAGTGTTTCGTTCGGCAGCCAAGCCGACAGCCGGCTGCGAAGATCCAACAGCGCCCTCATGTCTATACCGGTGGAAAGCCCCTGCGTTTCCAGCAGGTAGACGGTATCTTCCGTGTCGATATTGCCCGTGGCGCCGGGCGCGAATGGGCAGCCGCCCAACCCTCCCAGCGAGGCGTCAAAGCGGCGGATGCCGGTCTCGACAGCCGCCATGACGTTTGCAAGGCCAAGACCGCGCGTGTCGTGAAAATGGGCGGCGACCGGGGTGCTTCCCGTTTCGGCCAGGACTGCGGCGAATAGCCGGCGTACCCTCAGCGGGTCGGCATAGCCCACGGTATCGGCGATCATGATCTCGTCGGCCCCGGCCTCGACTGCTTCCGCAACCAGCCGCAAAACATCGGCTTCCGCGACCTCACCCTGCAGGGTGCAGCCAAAGGCCGTGGCGATGCCACAGCTCAGGGCCACCTTCCCCTCGAGCCCACGGCTCCGGCGCTCGGCGGCCACTGCGCGAAAGGCCTCTACGGCTTCCTGGCGGGTGCGACGCACATTGGCGCGGCTGTGCATCTCGCTGGCCGAAATGACGTAGTTGATCTTGCCAATCCCGAGGTCATAGGCGCGCTCGGCCCCCTTCAGGTTGACGGCGAGGGCAGAGGCGAGCGTGCCCGGTACCTCGAGCGCGGCCGCAGTCACGGCGTCGGCATCGGCAAACTGGGGAATGACATGCGGGGGGACGTAACTTGTGACTTCGATTTCCGGCAGGCCCGCGCCGGCCGCGGCTTCGATCCATTCCAGCTTGAGCTCAGTCGGCAGGACATCTTTCACCAGCTGCAATCCGTCGCGCAGCCCCACTTCCCTGATACGAACGAGATCGGCCATGCGCCTATTTCCCCTCGAATTTAGGTGGGCGTTTCTCGTTGAATGCGGCGGTTCCCTCGTGCCTGTCCTGCGTATGGATCAGCCGGTAATAGGCCTCGATCTCGAAGCTGAGACCGTCCGACAAGGACATGTTCACCCCCTTCCGGATAGATTGCTTCGCCTGGTTGACGGCAAGCGGGGCATTGGCCGCGATCCGGTGGGCCACATCAAGCGCCGCTTGCATCAGTTCGGCGCCGGGCAGCACACGGTTCACCAGCCCCCATTCATGGGCCTGCGCGGCGTCGAAGGTGCCGCCGGTGAGGATCACCTCGGTGGCCCGCCGGGTACCCATGGCGCGGGGCAGGTTCTGCGTCCCCCCCGCTCCTGGAATGATGCCGAGCTTGACCTCGGTCTGGGCAAAGCGGGCGGTGTCGGCCGCGTAGATGAAGTCGCAACAGGCGGCAATCTCGCAGCCCCCGCCGAACGCCGCGCCGTTGACCGCGGCGATGATCGGTATGGGGCAGGCGATGATCGCCCGCGCCATGCGTTCGAAAACGAGGTGTTGCGCCGTCCATTCCTCGTCGGTCATGCCAAGCCGCTGCTTGAGGTCCCCGCCTGCGCAAAAGGCCTTGTCACCATCGCCCGTCAGCACGATGCAGCGCGCGCCGCAATGGTCGAGCTGATACCCCTCGAACAGGGAACACAGGTCCAGACCCATCTGCGTGTTGAGGGCGTTCCGCGCCTCTGGCCGGGTGAGGGTCACGACATCGACATGGTCACCATGCCGCGCAAGGGTGAGGGTTTCGTAGCTGGTCATATGTCATCCCGTTTCAAAGCGGCGAGGTCGGCCAGCCAGGCGTCGACCGGCATGTCGCTGTCCAGAGCAAGCCCGGCCTCGAAAGTGGCCCGCGCCGCAGAGCGCGATGTTCCGGGACGAAACCGTGACAGGCAATCGTGCCACTTGTCCAGATGGTCGTCGGGCAGGATGGGGTCTTCGGGCGAGCCCGGCGAGGTCGTGCAGGTGGCCTCGGCGGTCGATCCGTCGCGCAAGGTCAGGGTAACGGTTACAGGGGCTGAGCCGACGTCTCCGCCTCGCTGTGACCGGCCCTGTCGTTCAACCAGTTCCACATCGCCGAAACGGGCGCGCAGGGCAGGGCGGTCGACGGCGGCCTGGGTGAAGCTGGCCAGGTTGACCCGCCCGTCCGCCAGGCTGGCCACAACGGCATATGGGCCACTGAAAAGGGCCTCCAGCGCTGTCGTCGGGCGAGGGTGAATGAGCGGGCGGGTTCCGCCCGCTGGCATGTCCACACGGGCCGAAACCATGTCGTCCAGCGTAATGCCCTGTGCCTGTAACGACAGGGAAGCATGGATCATCCGGTGCAGCATGTAGCAGCAGGGATAGCGCTTCAGCTCGAAGCCGGGCGTTTCGATGACGAAGGGCGTGCCGAGGGTGACGTCGCCCGGCCAGGTATCGGTATGGCCGCCGGAAAAGGCATTCAGGAAGCCGTTGGTTTCGAAAGGCTCCCGCGATGCTTCAACCCCGGCCGCGGCCAGTGCTACGGCGCGAAGGCCGCTTTCCGCGGCAAGCCCCACGTGCAGTGACTTGACCGGCGTTCCGAAGTTTCGCCGCAGTCCCGACGACATACTGGCGGCAATGGCCAGAGATGCGGTGGTGCACGCGTGATCCTGGCCAGTCAGCCGGGCGACGGCCGCCGCCGCGCCAAGCGTTCCAAGGGTTCCGGTGGCATGAAAGCCCAGGTCATAGTGCCGGAAGCCAAGCGCCTCGCCCGTCCGGATCAGGACCTCTGTGCCGACGCAGACCGCGTCGATCAGGTCGCGCCCGGTCGTGTCGTGGGGCATTGCCGCGAGACAGGCGGCGAGGACCGGAGCCGTGGGATGGCAGATCGCGAGCATGGACACGTCGTCGTAGTCCAGAACATGGGATGCCATCCCATAGAGGCGCGCGGCGTCGTCGCGCCGCAGCATCCCGCCGGACCAGAAGTCACGAACGGCGTCCGCGTTCTCTGAGCGTTGCAGGGTTGCAGCCAGCCGGCCTACGGCGGGCTCGGTTCCGCCGGCGAGCATCACGGCCATGGTGTCGATGATCGAGGAAACGGCCCGTGTCCGGGCAATGCCGGACGGCTTGGCCGAAACCACGAAATGCGCCATTCGGCCGGTGGCTCCGGCTGTGGCCGGGCTCTCGGGGCGCTGGGCTGTCGATTGCACTGTCATGTCCTGGTCTCCTGTTCGTGCTACCCGATGATCCCGCTGTCGCGCAGCCGGGACACCTGGACCTCGTCGAGGCCCAGGCCGGAGATGATCCGGTTGGTATCGGCACCAAGGTCTGGCGGGGCAGACCGGGCGTGGGGCCGTTGCCCGTCGGCCCGTATCGGCAACCCGACGACCTGGCCGCCGGTGCCGGGCAGTGTTTCCAGAAGCCCGACCGCATCGACCTGCGGGTCGTTCACGATCTGCGAGACATCGTTGATGAGGGAGCAGGGCGCCCCCTCGGCCCGCAATCGGCTGACGATCTCTTCGCCATTCATGGCAAGCGTGCTTTGCTGCAACGCCTCTTTCAGCGCAGCGCGATTGGCCACGCGCGACGGGTTGTCTGCAAAGCGCGGATCCTCGGTCAGGTGCATGCAGCCGAGTCCGCGGCACACGCAACCGAAGAGCCGATCGTTGCCGGCCGCGATGAAGACATAACCATCCTTGCAGTGATAGACTTCGTAAGGCGCCGCCATCGCGACACCGGAGCCGAGACGTTTCTGTACCTGACCGGATACGAGGTAGCTCGAGATGACTATCGACATCCAGCCGATGCCCGTGTCGAGAAGGCTGGCCTCGACGGTGCAACCCTCTCCGGTACGGGTGCGGTTCAGCATCGCCGCCAGTACCCCGAGAGCGGCCCAGATGCCGGTGCCCAGGTCGACGATCGAGACGCCGGCCCGAACGGGTTCGTCGCCATCGTGACCGGTCACGCTCATGATGCCGCCAAAGGCCTGGATCAGGGGGTCATACCCCGGGAGCGACCGCAGCGGGCCGTTCTGGCCGAAGGCGCTAATCGCGCAATAGACAAGCTTCGGGTTGGCCGCGCGCAACTCGTCCGCTCCAAGACCCGCCTTCTCGGCGCTTCCAGGCTTGAGCGAATGGACCAGGATATCGCAGTCGGCCGCGAGGCGCCGCAATAGATCCTGACCCTCGGGGGTGGACGTGTCGACGCAGATGCTCTGCTTGTTGCGGTTGAGCGCGGAAAACGTGGCCGAGCGCCCGTCGTCTCCGATCGGGCTCCAGGCGCGGGTGTCGTCGCCCTTGCCGACACGTTCGACCTTGATGACCTCCGCGCCGAAATCGGCCAGGATCTGGGTCGCGAACGGACCGGCCACGTTTTGCGTGAGGTCGAGCACGGTGCAGCCCTTGAGAACGGTATCCAGCATCAGGGGCCTTTCAGTATGACCGCGGCAGGCCAAGCACATGCTCGGCGAGGTAACTGAGGATCAGGTTGGTCGATATCGGCGCGACCTGGTAAAGCCGGGCCTCGCGAAACTTGCGTTCGATGTCGTACTCTTCGGCAAAGCCAAAGCCGCCGTGGAACTGTACGCAGGCTTCGGCGGCCGCCCACGAGGCTTCGGACGCGAGCATCTTGGCGAGGTTCGCCTCCTCGCCGCAGGGTTCGTTTGCCTCGAACAGGTCCGAGGCGCGTTCGACCATCAGTGCGGCGGCCTGGGTTTGGGCATAGGCCCGCGCGATCGGGAACTGCACGCCCTGGTTCTGGCCAATCGGGCGGCCGAAGACCTCACGCTCCTGCGCATAGGCAATGACCTTGTCGAGAAACCAGCGGGCATCGCCGATACATTCGGCGGCAACGAGGATGCGCTCGGCATTCATGCCCGACAGGATGTAGCGGAAGCCTTTGCCTTCCTCCCCGATCAGGTTTTCGGCGGGAACGGGGACATTGTCGAAGAACACCTCGGTCGTGGAGTGGTTCATCATCGTGCGGATCGGCCGGATCGACATTCCCGCGTCGCGCGCGGCCTGCATGTCAAGCAGGAAGATCGACAGACCATCTGTTTTCCGGCCAACGTCCGAGAGGGGCGTCGTGCGCGCCAGCAACAGCATCAGGTCTGAGTGCTCCGCACGCGAGGTCCAGATTTTCTGGCCGTTCACCACGTAATCGTCTCCGTCCCGAACGGCGGTGGTGCGCAGGGCGCCGGTGT from the Roseovarius indicus genome contains:
- a CDS encoding GntR family transcriptional regulator, which codes for MTDGRTATIHHSVLADELQQEIVSGAYNVGERFPTEADLQERFGVGRYTVRKALKVLTERGMIARKRKSGSVVTSTKPLSQYIHSLRDIRGLTEFGRSTDLAIKQQGFVVLEKTDQDTGGRYYRLAGLRRRKADNMPLCWSEILIAEAYADIRNQGTGDDSPIYEKILEKYELKLGYVEQSVSAIPLNPAMRDLLEAGEEVAALMVERKYFEAGGTVFERSRNIYPGMRYVMTNVFRER
- a CDS encoding GMC family oxidoreductase, with translation MTASETHDYIVIGAGTAGCLLADRLTEDGTRNVCVIEAGPRDSHPFIHMPAGYIKTLVNPRYTWQFTSEPSEGTANRPIPATQGRTLGGSSSINGMCYNRGQRTDYDSWAQRGNPGWSYDDLLPLFRRTERRLGTGGDDAYRGRSGGLPVSDLDWPHTLCDAFVEAAVENGIPRNTDYNGPDQAGAGFYQRVIEGGRRRSAARSFLGPARRRGNLRLISEAVVKRIQFDGRRATGVVLMRADGTEHTIRAEREVILCGGALNSPRLLQISGVGPSDLLNDLGAPVVHDLPGVGANLQDHWAIRATARVKGVRTINRMTRGLPLMMEAVKYALRRPSVLSLSPSLAYAFWKSDPALDQPDIQFTFAPASFAGGIVGLLDSYDGMTCGAWQQRPESKGHVRARSLDPRETPEIQPNYLSAETDRRVIVSAVRWTRKLMDSKAMAPYLVALESPGAEVTTDDEILDYARTLGSTVFHFISTCRMGPETDPMAVVGPDLKVHGIDGLRVVDASIMPSMPSANTMAATYVIAEKAADTIIGAT
- a CDS encoding hydroxymethylglutaryl-CoA lyase, coding for MADLVRIREVGLRDGLQLVKDVLPTELKLEWIEAAAGAGLPEIEVTSYVPPHVIPQFADADAVTAAALEVPGTLASALAVNLKGAERAYDLGIGKINYVISASEMHSRANVRRTRQEAVEAFRAVAAERRSRGLEGKVALSCGIATAFGCTLQGEVAEADVLRLVAEAVEAGADEIMIADTVGYADPLRVRRLFAAVLAETGSTPVAAHFHDTRGLGLANVMAAVETGIRRFDASLGGLGGCPFAPGATGNIDTEDTVYLLETQGLSTGIDMRALLDLRSRLSAWLPNETLGGAVQKAGIPGLAESYPSLATAMA
- a CDS encoding CaiB/BaiF CoA transferase family protein; amino-acid sequence: MLDTVLKGCTVLDLTQNVAGPFATQILADFGAEVIKVERVGKGDDTRAWSPIGDDGRSATFSALNRNKQSICVDTSTPEGQDLLRRLAADCDILVHSLKPGSAEKAGLGADELRAANPKLVYCAISAFGQNGPLRSLPGYDPLIQAFGGIMSVTGHDGDEPVRAGVSIVDLGTGIWAALGVLAAMLNRTRTGEGCTVEASLLDTGIGWMSIVISSYLVSGQVQKRLGSGVAMAAPYEVYHCKDGYVFIAAGNDRLFGCVCRGLGCMHLTEDPRFADNPSRVANRAALKEALQQSTLAMNGEEIVSRLRAEGAPCSLINDVSQIVNDPQVDAVGLLETLPGTGGQVVGLPIRADGQRPHARSAPPDLGADTNRIISGLGLDEVQVSRLRDSGIIG
- a CDS encoding enoyl-CoA hydratase/isomerase family protein, whose protein sequence is MTSYETLTLARHGDHVDVVTLTRPEARNALNTQMGLDLCSLFEGYQLDHCGARCIVLTGDGDKAFCAGGDLKQRLGMTDEEWTAQHLVFERMARAIIACPIPIIAAVNGAAFGGGCEIAACCDFIYAADTARFAQTEVKLGIIPGAGGTQNLPRAMGTRRATEVILTGGTFDAAQAHEWGLVNRVLPGAELMQAALDVAHRIAANAPLAVNQAKQSIRKGVNMSLSDGLSFEIEAYYRLIHTQDRHEGTAAFNEKRPPKFEGK
- a CDS encoding MmgE/PrpD family protein; this encodes MTVQSTAQRPESPATAGATGRMAHFVVSAKPSGIARTRAVSSIIDTMAVMLAGGTEPAVGRLAATLQRSENADAVRDFWSGGMLRRDDAARLYGMASHVLDYDDVSMLAICHPTAPVLAACLAAMPHDTTGRDLIDAVCVGTEVLIRTGEALGFRHYDLGFHATGTLGTLGAAAAVARLTGQDHACTTASLAIAASMSSGLRRNFGTPVKSLHVGLAAESGLRAVALAAAGVEASREPFETNGFLNAFSGGHTDTWPGDVTLGTPFVIETPGFELKRYPCCYMLHRMIHASLSLQAQGITLDDMVSARVDMPAGGTRPLIHPRPTTALEALFSGPYAVVASLADGRVNLASFTQAAVDRPALRARFGDVELVERQGRSQRGGDVGSAPVTVTLTLRDGSTAEATCTTSPGSPEDPILPDDHLDKWHDCLSRFRPGTSRSAARATFEAGLALDSDMPVDAWLADLAALKRDDI
- a CDS encoding acyl-CoA dehydrogenase family protein, translating into MPIAETFPEIREGVRKVCERFPGSYWRDKDRDMAYPSEFVQALTDAGYLAALIPEEFGGAGLPLPAASAIMEEIQRTGCNGAACHAQMYIMGALLRHGSDEQRQTYLPRIASGELRLQAFGVTEPTSGTDTGALRTTAVRDGDDYVVNGQKIWTSRAEHSDLMLLLARTTPLSDVGRKTDGLSIFLLDMQAARDAGMSIRPIRTMMNHSTTEVFFDNVPVPAENLIGEEGKGFRYILSGMNAERILVAAECIGDARWFLDKVIAYAQEREVFGRPIGQNQGVQFPIARAYAQTQAAALMVERASDLFEANEPCGEEANLAKMLASEASWAAAEACVQFHGGFGFAEEYDIERKFREARLYQVAPISTNLILSYLAEHVLGLPRSY